A region from the uncultured Desulfovibrio sp. genome encodes:
- a CDS encoding YjhG/YagF family D-xylonate dehydratase has translation MSIADIYANPQNDVYDIKTHASGPKGSLPLTGDMLRELPCGDIFGMTLDAGMGWKPEDILGPNVLIISTLGGKRNDDGTPDALGLHVGHWELGLQISAASKEIKQQKGVPFASYVTDPCDGRTQGTTGMYDSLPFRNDAAMVFRRQIRSLPTVGAVIGVASCDKGLPATMMALASMHDLPCVLVPGGSTLPPTDGEDLGKVQTIGARYSNNELSLEDAARLGCRACGSAGGGCQFLGTAGTSQVVAEGLGLALPHTALAPSGEPVWVEVGRQSAKAVMGLLKKGITIKDIITDKAIENAMMVHAAFGGSTNLLLHLPAIAHAGGCHRPTVEDWARVNSKAPRLVSVLPNGPVYHPTVRAFMAGGVPEVMLHLRDLGLLHLDALTVTGHTVGENLEWWEKSERRAHFRRMLKELDNVEPDDVIMSPARAKERGLTSTITFPVGNIAPEGSVIKSTAIDPSVIDADGVYRHTAAIKVFTAEPDAIKAIKAGKIEKGDMLVVIGGGPCGTGMEETYQLTSALKHLSYGKYVCLLTDARFSGVSTGACVGHIGPEALVGGPVSKLRDGDIVEMVVDCNKLEGRVNFIGTDPLHPLTPEEGAKVLAGRETHPGLKPAPALPDDTRLWAALQAVSGGTWGGSVYDVDKIVTVLEAGKKALGM, from the coding sequence ATGTCCATTGCAGATATTTACGCCAATCCGCAGAACGATGTATATGATATAAAGACCCACGCTTCCGGCCCCAAGGGTTCGCTGCCGCTCACTGGCGACATGCTGCGCGAGCTGCCCTGCGGCGATATTTTCGGCATGACCCTGGATGCGGGTATGGGCTGGAAGCCCGAAGATATTCTTGGCCCCAACGTGCTGATCATCAGCACCCTTGGCGGCAAGCGCAACGATGACGGCACCCCCGATGCCCTGGGCCTGCACGTCGGCCACTGGGAGCTGGGTTTGCAGATTTCCGCCGCCAGCAAGGAGATCAAACAGCAGAAGGGCGTACCTTTTGCCTCATACGTGACCGACCCCTGCGACGGACGCACTCAGGGCACAACCGGCATGTATGATTCCCTTCCCTTCCGTAACGATGCGGCCATGGTTTTCCGCAGGCAGATCCGTTCCCTGCCCACCGTTGGCGCTGTAATCGGCGTTGCCAGCTGCGACAAGGGCCTGCCCGCAACCATGATGGCCCTGGCCTCCATGCACGACCTGCCCTGCGTACTCGTGCCCGGCGGTTCGACCTTGCCCCCCACCGATGGTGAAGACCTCGGCAAGGTGCAGACCATCGGCGCGCGTTATTCCAACAACGAGCTGAGCCTTGAAGACGCAGCCCGCCTTGGCTGCCGCGCCTGCGGTTCCGCCGGTGGCGGCTGCCAGTTCCTTGGCACGGCCGGAACCTCGCAGGTTGTGGCCGAAGGCCTTGGTCTGGCCCTGCCGCACACGGCCCTTGCCCCCTCTGGCGAACCCGTGTGGGTGGAAGTGGGCCGTCAGTCGGCCAAGGCCGTGATGGGCCTGCTGAAAAAAGGCATCACCATCAAGGATATCATCACCGACAAGGCCATTGAAAACGCCATGATGGTGCATGCGGCCTTTGGCGGGTCCACCAACCTGCTGCTGCATCTGCCCGCCATTGCCCATGCGGGCGGTTGTCACCGTCCCACGGTGGAAGACTGGGCGCGCGTGAACAGCAAGGCCCCCCGTCTGGTCAGCGTGCTGCCCAACGGCCCTGTGTATCATCCCACTGTCCGCGCCTTTATGGCGGGCGGCGTGCCGGAAGTCATGCTGCATCTGCGCGATCTCGGCCTGCTGCACCTGGACGCCCTCACTGTCACCGGTCACACCGTGGGCGAAAATCTTGAATGGTGGGAAAAGAGCGAACGCCGCGCGCATTTCCGCCGCATGCTCAAGGAGCTGGACAACGTGGAGCCGGACGATGTGATCATGTCGCCCGCCCGCGCCAAGGAGCGCGGCCTGACCTCCACCATTACCTTCCCCGTGGGCAACATTGCGCCCGAGGGTTCGGTCATCAAGTCCACGGCCATTGACCCCTCGGTTATCGATGCTGACGGAGTGTATCGGCACACTGCGGCCATCAAGGTTTTCACCGCCGAGCCTGACGCCATCAAGGCCATCAAGGCCGGAAAAATCGAAAAGGGCGATATGCTGGTGGTTATCGGCGGCGGCCCCTGCGGCACCGGTATGGAAGAAACCTATCAGCTTACCTCGGCGCTCAAGCACCTGTCATATGGCAAGTATGTGTGCCTGCTGACGGACGCGCGTTTCTCCGGCGTCTCCACTGGCGCGTGCGTTGGCCATATCGGGCCGGAAGCACTGGTGGGCGGCCCTGTTTCCAAACTGCGCGACGGCGATATTGTGGAAATGGTCGTGGACTGCAACAAGCTGGAAGGCCGTGTCAACTTTATAGGCACTGACCCGCTGCACCCCCTCACGCCCGAGGAAGGTGCCAAGGTGCTTGCCGGGCGCGAAACGCACCCCGGCCTCAAGCCCGCGCCCGCCCTGCCTGACGACACCCGCCTGTGGGCGGCCTTGCAGGCCGTGAGCGGCGGCACCTGGGGCGGCAGCGTGTATGATGTGGACAAGATTGTCACAGTGCTCGAGGCTGGTAAAAAAGCCCTGGGCATGTAA
- the yajC gene encoding preprotein translocase subunit YajC yields MFESLAYAMGTPQAGAAPASGQEMLMQFLPLIVMFVIFWFLLIRPQQKRAKVHKQMLAELKRGDHVMTSSGLLGRILEIDDEQVLLESGEAKVRVSRGSIGGVVPVKGGKDTKEEK; encoded by the coding sequence TTGTTTGAATCCTTAGCTTATGCCATGGGCACTCCCCAGGCCGGGGCGGCTCCCGCCAGCGGACAGGAAATGCTGATGCAGTTTCTGCCCCTCATCGTCATGTTTGTCATTTTCTGGTTCCTGCTCATCCGTCCCCAGCAGAAGCGGGCCAAGGTTCACAAGCAGATGCTGGCTGAACTCAAGCGCGGCGACCACGTTATGACCTCAAGCGGTCTGCTTGGCCGTATTCTTGAGATCGACGATGAACAGGTGCTTCTTGAGAGCGGCGAAGCCAAGGTGCGTGTTTCGCGCGGCTCCATCGGCGGCGTTGTGCCTGTCAAGGGCGGCAAGGACACCAAGGAAGAAAAGTAG
- a CDS encoding amino acid ABC transporter ATP-binding protein has protein sequence MSVDQQAVLQVKGISKMLGGKPILDNCSLTVNRGELKVLIGPSGAGKSTFLQSINCLIPPDSGEIYLEGQLLNRTDKAALCAFRAQVGMIFQDFNLFDHLTAEENVAIALRKVRGMSAADARARAQEELARVGLARRASLYPAQLSGGQKQRVAMARALAMDPKVILLDEPTSALDPELVGEVLAVIRDLASGGMTMVMATHQMDFARALATEIIFMEHGKLIEQGSPAVLLAEGSNTRTRDFCQRLLEMGA, from the coding sequence ATGAGCGTGGATCAACAAGCGGTATTGCAGGTCAAAGGCATTTCCAAGATGTTGGGCGGCAAGCCCATTCTGGATAATTGCAGTCTCACGGTGAACCGGGGCGAACTCAAGGTGCTCATCGGCCCTTCCGGCGCGGGCAAGAGCACGTTTCTTCAAAGCATCAACTGCCTTATCCCCCCGGATTCCGGCGAGATTTATCTTGAAGGTCAGCTGCTCAACCGCACGGACAAGGCCGCACTGTGCGCCTTTCGCGCCCAGGTTGGCATGATCTTTCAGGATTTCAACCTGTTTGATCACCTTACCGCCGAAGAAAACGTGGCCATAGCCTTGCGCAAGGTGCGCGGCATGTCTGCTGCCGATGCACGCGCCCGCGCACAGGAAGAACTTGCCCGTGTGGGCCTTGCCCGCCGCGCAAGCCTGTACCCGGCGCAGCTCTCTGGCGGCCAGAAGCAACGCGTGGCCATGGCCCGCGCCCTCGCCATGGATCCCAAGGTTATTCTGCTTGATGAGCCGACCTCGGCCCTTGACCCTGAACTTGTGGGCGAAGTGCTTGCCGTTATTCGCGATCTCGCCAGCGGCGGCATGACCATGGTCATGGCAACGCACCAGATGGATTTTGCCCGTGCCCTTGCCACCGAAATTATTTTTATGGAACACGGCAAGCTCATTGAGCAGGGCTCGCCCGCCGTTCTGCTGGCCGAAGGGTCAAACACGCGTACCCGCGATTTTTGCCAGCGTCTGCTGGAGATGGGGGCCTAA
- a CDS encoding amidohydrolase, which produces MHHCDTLLHAACIVTQDEQRRVIEKGSLAIDKGLIAAVGPTAEIVQNWQSANTLHLENMLVLPGLVNAHTHAAMTFLRGLADDMPLMDWLNQRIFPVEQKLTPEMVRLGSLLGYAEMLRTGTTACVDMYLFEESVFEAADTAGLRCLGGEAVFAFPSAAFPGPEAALDATRALAEKYRNHDRLRVAVNPHSVYTTTPEILTACRDLAQELALPLHIHLAETPSETQICLSAQEKRPTEYCRSLGLLDVPCTLAHVVDVTSAELDLLARQKAVVAHNPSSNMKLASGAAPVTAMLARGMHVGLGTDGAASNNRLNMFSEMGRAALLHKLTGLDPTLLPAGQVLDMATLGGAAAMHDERLGSLAPGKAADCVALDLSEPNLQPMYNEVSHLVYAATGMETRMTMVGGEVLYQDGRFTRFDYPALCEEIRNVRRFVLQVSGA; this is translated from the coding sequence ATGCACCACTGTGACACATTGCTCCATGCCGCCTGCATCGTCACACAAGACGAGCAGCGCCGCGTTATAGAAAAGGGCTCTCTGGCCATCGACAAGGGACTGATTGCCGCAGTCGGACCCACCGCCGAGATTGTCCAGAACTGGCAGTCCGCCAACACTCTGCACCTTGAAAACATGCTCGTTCTGCCGGGCCTCGTCAACGCCCACACCCATGCGGCCATGACCTTTCTGCGCGGCCTTGCCGATGACATGCCGCTCATGGACTGGCTGAACCAGCGTATCTTCCCAGTGGAGCAAAAACTGACGCCGGAAATGGTGCGCCTGGGCAGCCTGCTTGGCTACGCGGAAATGCTGCGCACGGGCACCACTGCCTGTGTGGACATGTACCTTTTTGAAGAGTCGGTCTTTGAGGCCGCCGACACGGCAGGCCTGCGCTGTCTGGGCGGCGAAGCGGTTTTTGCCTTTCCCTCTGCGGCTTTCCCGGGGCCGGAAGCAGCGCTTGACGCCACCCGCGCTCTGGCGGAAAAATATCGCAATCACGACCGCCTGCGTGTGGCCGTGAACCCGCACAGCGTCTACACCACCACACCGGAAATCCTGACCGCCTGCCGCGACCTCGCGCAGGAGCTTGCCCTGCCCCTGCACATTCATCTGGCGGAAACCCCGTCAGAAACGCAGATATGCCTGTCTGCCCAGGAAAAAAGGCCAACGGAATACTGCCGCAGCCTCGGCCTGCTTGACGTGCCTTGCACCCTTGCCCATGTGGTGGATGTGACCTCGGCGGAGCTTGACCTGCTGGCCCGGCAAAAGGCCGTGGTGGCCCACAATCCTTCGTCCAATATGAAGCTGGCCTCAGGTGCTGCTCCTGTGACGGCCATGCTGGCGCGTGGCATGCACGTGGGCCTTGGCACAGATGGCGCTGCCAGCAACAACCGGCTGAACATGTTTTCTGAAATGGGCCGTGCCGCCCTGCTGCACAAGCTCACGGGCCTTGACCCTACCCTGCTGCCAGCCGGGCAGGTTCTGGATATGGCGACCCTCGGCGGCGCTGCCGCCATGCACGATGAGCGCCTTGGCTCGCTGGCCCCTGGCAAGGCAGCCGACTGCGTGGCCCTTGACCTCAGCGAACCAAACCTGCAACCCATGTATAATGAAGTGTCGCACCTTGTGTACGCGGCCACGGGCATGGAAACCCGCATGACCATGGTGGGCGGCGAGGTGCTGTATCAGGACGGACGCTTTACCCGCTTCGACTATCCCGCCCTGTGCGAAGAAATACGTAACGTGCGCCGCTTTGTGCTACAGGTTTCGGGTGCATAG
- a CDS encoding DVU0772 family protein → MTSLKDFSLYNIDWNLSPEHAVTMYLEWGNNDWHSEYPPVRSKEDVSHYFVVDSWQEPPVIRLVKRNSERADDLITVPLPAGLMEDYRKVHGSWRGISEPTPEVKSWLKKELGQD, encoded by the coding sequence ATGACATCCCTGAAGGATTTTTCTCTTTACAATATAGACTGGAACCTCAGCCCCGAACACGCCGTAACCATGTATTTGGAATGGGGAAATAACGACTGGCATTCAGAGTATCCGCCGGTTCGATCCAAGGAAGACGTGTCCCACTACTTTGTGGTGGACAGCTGGCAGGAGCCGCCTGTTATCCGGCTTGTGAAGCGCAATTCTGAAAGGGCGGACGATCTCATTACCGTTCCTCTGCCTGCGGGTCTGATGGAAGACTATCGCAAGGTTCATGGCTCATGGCGCGGCATAAGCGAACCCACGCCCGAAGTGAAGTCCTGGCTTAAAAAGGAGCTTGGGCAGGATTGA
- a CDS encoding amino acid ABC transporter permease has product MLDAAFFSNELLPALNRGLLVSLALIIPAGSLGFVGGVLLGCARAFGPRWLRRLGNGYTSLIRGVPLAVQLMMIYYALPKLGIFFSPFGAALTSFTLCTAAYQSEYVRGALLSIRQGQVRAAQALGFSQWQTVSWIIIPQAARRALPGCGNEIIYLIKYSSLAYLVTCLELMGEGKVVASDTFRFTEVFIAVGAYYLAMVTLATFLLRWLEDRYRIPGFGAR; this is encoded by the coding sequence GTGCTGGACGCGGCCTTTTTCAGCAACGAACTGCTGCCAGCCCTGAACCGTGGGCTGCTAGTTTCGCTTGCGCTCATTATTCCAGCCGGTAGCCTCGGCTTTGTGGGCGGCGTTCTTCTGGGGTGCGCCCGCGCTTTTGGGCCGCGCTGGCTGCGCCGCCTCGGCAACGGCTATACTTCGCTGATACGCGGTGTGCCCCTGGCAGTGCAACTGATGATGATCTATTACGCTCTGCCCAAGCTCGGCATTTTCTTTTCGCCCTTTGGCGCGGCCCTGACCAGTTTTACACTCTGCACAGCCGCCTATCAGTCGGAATATGTGCGGGGCGCGCTGCTCTCCATCAGGCAGGGACAGGTGCGCGCCGCCCAGGCGCTTGGTTTCAGCCAGTGGCAGACTGTCTCGTGGATCATTATTCCTCAGGCCGCCAGACGTGCCCTGCCCGGCTGCGGCAATGAGATCATCTATCTCATCAAGTACAGTTCGCTGGCCTATCTTGTTACGTGCCTTGAACTCATGGGCGAAGGCAAGGTTGTTGCCTCTGACACGTTCCGCTTCACAGAAGTATTTATCGCTGTGGGCGCGTACTATCTGGCAATGGTCACACTGGCGACATTTCTGTTGCGCTGGCTTGAAGACAGATACCGCATCCCCGGCTTTGGAGCGCGCTAG
- the secD gene encoding protein translocase subunit SecD, protein MGLLWRLSIAIMVFVLSLVYALPSVPYLGTALERVLPSSKINLGLDLKGGIHLTLGVDVAKAVSNSLALTGQDLRRVAEDEKIVVLRPRVVGGTALEFVLPRAENEPQFRELLARHFPQLSVGEPQAGEAGQLRYVARFSPAEVKRIEDLSLDQALRTIRNRIDQFGVAEPDIRKQAGNRIQVQLPGISDPRRAVQVIGQTAHLEFHLVREDVDPGKAVLPPGVIALPMLEKNPGQQQKETLIAVEKDAMLTGEDVSDARPAFDNMNQSYVTLNFNARGARIFERVTGESVGRRMAIVLDGKVYSAPSIRERIGGGKASISGSFTTAEAQDLAIVLRAGSLPAPVSVLEERTVGPSLGQEAIDSGLHAAMVGAVGVVLFIGIYYGLSGLIADVMLCFTMLIVMAGMGAFGATLTLPGIAGIVLTIGMAVDANVLIYERIREEIRLGLTPLAAVRAGFDRAAISITDSNLTSIIVTVILYQFGTGPIRGFAVTLGLGIVASMFTAIFVSRAIFEEWARHCGPKGISI, encoded by the coding sequence ATGGGTCTGCTCTGGCGCTTGTCCATAGCCATCATGGTTTTTGTGTTGTCCCTTGTTTACGCGCTCCCCAGCGTTCCCTATCTGGGAACAGCTCTTGAGCGCGTTCTGCCGTCGAGCAAAATCAATCTCGGCCTTGACCTCAAGGGCGGCATCCATCTGACGCTTGGCGTTGACGTTGCCAAGGCCGTGAGCAATTCGCTGGCCCTGACCGGGCAGGATTTGCGCCGCGTGGCCGAAGATGAAAAGATTGTTGTGCTGCGCCCCCGCGTGGTGGGCGGCACCGCTCTTGAATTTGTTCTGCCGCGCGCAGAAAACGAACCGCAGTTCCGCGAGCTGCTGGCCCGTCACTTTCCGCAGTTGAGCGTGGGCGAACCCCAGGCTGGCGAAGCGGGCCAGTTGCGCTATGTGGCTCGTTTTAGTCCGGCGGAAGTCAAGCGCATTGAAGATCTTTCGCTTGATCAGGCCCTGCGCACCATCCGCAACCGTATTGACCAGTTTGGCGTGGCCGAACCCGATATCCGCAAGCAGGCTGGCAACCGCATTCAGGTGCAGTTGCCGGGTATTTCAGACCCGCGCCGCGCCGTGCAGGTCATCGGCCAGACCGCTCACCTCGAGTTCCATCTGGTGCGCGAGGATGTAGACCCCGGCAAGGCTGTGCTGCCCCCTGGCGTGATCGCGCTGCCCATGCTGGAGAAAAACCCCGGCCAGCAGCAGAAAGAAACGCTCATCGCTGTTGAAAAAGACGCCATGCTCACCGGCGAAGACGTGTCGGACGCCCGGCCCGCCTTTGACAACATGAACCAGTCGTACGTCACCCTGAATTTTAATGCCCGCGGCGCGCGTATCTTTGAACGCGTGACTGGTGAAAGCGTGGGCCGCCGCATGGCTATTGTGCTTGACGGCAAGGTGTATTCCGCACCTTCCATCCGCGAGCGCATCGGCGGTGGCAAGGCCAGCATCTCGGGCAGCTTCACCACTGCCGAAGCTCAGGATCTTGCCATTGTGCTGCGCGCAGGTTCGCTGCCCGCGCCCGTCTCCGTGCTTGAAGAGCGCACGGTCGGCCCCTCGCTGGGTCAGGAAGCCATCGACAGCGGCCTTCATGCCGCCATGGTTGGCGCAGTGGGCGTGGTGCTGTTCATCGGCATCTACTACGGTTTGAGCGGCCTCATCGCCGACGTCATGCTCTGCTTTACCATGCTCATTGTTATGGCGGGCATGGGCGCTTTTGGCGCAACCCTGACGCTGCCGGGCATAGCAGGTATCGTTTTGACCATCGGTATGGCGGTTGACGCCAACGTGCTGATCTACGAGCGCATACGCGAGGAAATACGGCTGGGCCTCACCCCACTTGCCGCTGTGCGCGCGGGTTTTGACCGCGCGGCCATTTCCATTACAGACTCCAACCTCACGTCCATCATCGTGACCGTCATCCTGTACCAGTTCGGCACCGGGCCCATCCGTGGCTTTGCCGTAACGCTTGGATTGGGCATCGTGGCCTCCATGTTTACGGCCATCTTTGTATCGCGGGCTATCTTTGAGGAGTGGGCGCGGCATTGCGGCCCAAAGGGCATCAGCATCTAG
- a CDS encoding molybdenum cofactor biosynthesis protein MoaE: protein MDINKTLQELKARPGFADHVGMMLVHNGVVRAWSRGDHAPVTAVQVSHDTAKMDAICREMEKQPGIFAIVAHAEEGLLKPGDDLLFLVVAGDIREHVKATFAELLDRIKAEAVIKQEIHDA, encoded by the coding sequence ATGGATATTAACAAAACTCTTCAGGAACTCAAAGCCCGCCCCGGCTTCGCCGACCACGTGGGTATGATGCTGGTGCACAACGGTGTTGTGCGCGCATGGTCGCGCGGGGATCATGCCCCGGTTACCGCCGTGCAAGTTTCGCACGACACTGCTAAAATGGACGCCATCTGCCGCGAGATGGAAAAACAGCCGGGAATTTTTGCCATCGTTGCCCATGCCGAAGAAGGTCTTCTCAAACCGGGCGATGACCTGCTCTTCCTTGTGGTGGCGGGCGACATACGCGAGCACGTTAAAGCCACCTTTGCAGAACTGCTTGACCGTATCAAGGCCGAGGCCGTCATCAAGCAGGAAATTCACGATGCCTGA
- a CDS encoding carboxylesterase produces MRCLVLHGLAGSPFEVRPVADALEAAGHVAVCPVLPGHAALEKEYLASSYALWLDCARAAYLDQCADGPALLAGYSLGGLLALDIAVEAAEGRLPAPAGLLLLATPLFLWRLHPLFLADWRMPLLPLWSRLQPVRRVPPRSAASRAVAPWQGHETLCSYSHLQQLALAQKRVRAALGGISVPLCAVQLYSDGVCPPFNSSFLVEQCGAADVRLHLLRVTSPHGGHLPTTHVESRERVAAIAVAFASEVATGKACKIAPQRI; encoded by the coding sequence ATGCGTTGTCTGGTTTTGCACGGCCTTGCGGGAAGCCCTTTTGAGGTGCGCCCTGTGGCCGATGCCCTTGAAGCTGCGGGGCATGTTGCCGTGTGCCCGGTGCTGCCGGGGCATGCCGCCTTGGAAAAGGAATATCTGGCAAGCTCCTACGCGCTGTGGCTTGACTGTGCCCGCGCAGCCTATCTTGACCAGTGCGCAGACGGCCCCGCGCTGCTGGCGGGGTACTCGCTGGGCGGGTTGCTGGCTCTGGATATTGCCGTAGAGGCCGCCGAGGGGCGGCTTCCGGCCCCGGCGGGCCTGCTTCTGCTGGCAACGCCGCTTTTCTTGTGGCGCTTGCATCCCCTTTTTCTTGCCGACTGGCGCATGCCCCTGCTGCCCCTGTGGAGCCGCTTGCAACCTGTGCGGCGGGTGCCGCCACGGTCTGCGGCGAGCAGGGCCGTTGCCCCCTGGCAAGGGCACGAAACCCTGTGTTCGTACAGCCACTTGCAGCAATTGGCGCTGGCGCAAAAAAGGGTGCGGGCGGCTCTTGGCGGGATATCTGTGCCGCTGTGCGCCGTGCAGCTGTATAGTGATGGCGTATGCCCGCCTTTCAATTCCAGTTTTTTAGTTGAACAGTGCGGCGCGGCTGATGTGAGGCTGCATCTTTTGCGGGTAACAAGCCCCCACGGCGGGCATTTGCCAACAACGCACGTGGAAAGCCGCGAGCGCGTGGCCGCCATTGCCGTGGCCTTTGCCAGCGAAGTGGCGACGGGAAAGGCTTGCAAGATTGCGCCGCAGCGTATATAG
- the secF gene encoding protein translocase subunit SecF, giving the protein MGFAFIRHDTKFDFIGLRHWAYGISALLILVGIISTMWGNGLKMGIDFAGGVIVQIQFQQPVKDEALKKSLEVPALPGITTQKFGDGDRDYLLRFSNSENSDATQVRTAVVDSLAAAFPDNKAEIQRLEVVGPKVGADLTNKALSALFYAVLLIAVYISGRFEQRWMAGAAMAAALWGGTYLVGLTGLGMGWLVLISLAITLVVCFVLRLNFALGAVVGLLHDVGITMGLLSLMKVEVDLNVMAALLTLVGYSLNDTIIVYDRLRENLRAAPELSMADLINRSVNQTLSRTILTSGTTFLATLSLFLVGGGVIHDFALTVLIGVVVGTLSSIYVSSAVLLALGDTDFYVALVQQKGRYERPGEHGVV; this is encoded by the coding sequence ATGGGTTTCGCATTTATCAGACACGACACCAAGTTTGATTTTATTGGCCTGCGCCATTGGGCATACGGTATTTCGGCCTTGCTGATTCTGGTGGGCATTATCTCCACCATGTGGGGCAACGGCCTCAAGATGGGCATCGACTTCGCGGGCGGCGTTATTGTTCAGATCCAGTTTCAGCAGCCCGTGAAAGACGAAGCATTAAAGAAGAGCCTTGAAGTTCCCGCACTGCCGGGCATCACCACCCAGAAGTTCGGCGATGGCGACAGGGACTATCTGCTGCGTTTTTCCAATTCGGAAAACAGCGACGCAACGCAGGTTCGTACAGCTGTTGTGGATTCTCTGGCAGCTGCCTTCCCGGACAACAAGGCTGAAATTCAGCGCCTTGAAGTGGTCGGCCCCAAGGTTGGCGCAGACTTGACCAACAAGGCACTGAGCGCGCTTTTTTACGCAGTTTTGCTCATTGCCGTGTATATCTCCGGCCGGTTTGAACAACGCTGGATGGCTGGCGCGGCCATGGCTGCGGCATTGTGGGGCGGCACCTATCTTGTCGGCCTTACCGGGCTTGGCATGGGCTGGCTTGTGCTCATCTCGCTTGCCATCACCCTTGTGGTGTGCTTTGTGCTGCGGCTCAACTTCGCGCTCGGCGCTGTTGTGGGCCTGCTCCACGACGTGGGCATCACCATGGGGCTGCTCTCGCTCATGAAGGTTGAGGTTGACCTCAACGTTATGGCGGCTCTGCTGACCCTCGTGGGCTACTCGCTCAACGATACCATCATCGTTTATGACCGCCTGCGCGAAAACCTGCGCGCTGCGCCCGAGCTGAGCATGGCTGATCTGATTAACCGCAGCGTTAACCAGACCCTTTCGCGCACCATCCTCACCAGCGGCACGACCTTTTTGGCAACGCTTTCCCTGTTCCTTGTGGGCGGCGGCGTTATCCATGATTTCGCGTTGACGGTGCTTATTGGCGTGGTTGTGGGTACGCTCTCTTCGATCTACGTGTCTTCTGCTGTGCTGCTGGCACTTGGTGATACGGATTTTTATGTTGCCCTTGTGCAGCAAAAAGGACGATACGAGCGCCCTGGCGAACACGGCGTTGTGTAG
- a CDS encoding amino acid ABC transporter permease, which translates to MNSLLVVYNALPSILSGSLVTVGNVTLSLTMGLLLGVPMAVAQVYGGPWLRRLVALYVWFFRGVPILVLLFLCYGLFISIGISIDPFFICCIVLGSTSSAYQSQIFRGAIESLPHGQLNAARALGMRESTGICSIILPQAMRLSIPGWANEFSILLKDSAICFVLGTQDIMARTSFVAARTHEHLALYATAGVLYFVLTLVVLRLLRLLEQKIHVPGYSSGIGMEGMGMG; encoded by the coding sequence ATGAATTCACTGCTTGTGGTATACAACGCCCTGCCCTCCATTCTGTCCGGCAGTCTGGTTACGGTGGGCAACGTCACCCTGTCGCTGACAATGGGGCTGCTGCTTGGCGTGCCCATGGCCGTGGCCCAGGTTTATGGCGGCCCCTGGCTGCGGCGGCTGGTGGCGTTGTATGTTTGGTTTTTCAGAGGTGTGCCCATTTTGGTGCTGCTGTTTCTCTGCTACGGCCTGTTCATCAGCATCGGTATTTCCATTGATCCATTTTTCATCTGCTGTATCGTTCTTGGCAGCACCAGCTCGGCCTACCAGTCGCAGATTTTCAGGGGCGCTATCGAAAGCCTGCCCCACGGGCAGCTCAATGCCGCGCGCGCCCTTGGCATGCGCGAAAGCACGGGCATCTGCTCCATTATTTTGCCTCAGGCCATGCGGCTCTCCATCCCTGGCTGGGCCAACGAATTTTCTATTCTCCTCAAGGATTCGGCCATCTGCTTTGTGCTCGGTACACAGGACATCATGGCCCGCACATCCTTTGTGGCGGCCAGAACGCACGAGCATCTGGCCCTCTACGCCACAGCGGGCGTGCTGTATTTTGTGCTGACGCTGGTGGTGTTGAGACTGTTGCGTCTTCTGGAACAAAAAATCCATGTACCCGGCTATTCCTCAGGGATCGGCATGGAAGGCATGGGTATGGGATAA